Part of the Mangifera indica cultivar Alphonso chromosome 4, CATAS_Mindica_2.1, whole genome shotgun sequence genome, tattttttcaaatatctgTATAAGTATagagcaatatatatatataactatatcatgatatatttatatgtgtatacatttattttattaatattttacatttttactttttttttttaaatccaccttataataagatataatatataatataaaaaattaagtttttggtATGTAATTTGAGTACCCGTCAAAGGCAGCATTCTTTCATTCaacatgaataataaaaaaagaatatcaaGATAACTATAcgaaagaaaaatcattaaaattggAAAAGACATGGTGAtgtgtttattaattaatttattaaccaATAATATTGAGCCCAGGTTGTCTTCATCTTTCAAGACCCTATTTCTAAATGTTCTTTGAAATTCACTTGCTTCCAATGTTGTAAGATAAtacttaacaaaattaaaaccaaaCACATGTTATAATTTTTGGAGAAttgcagaaaaagaaaaattagcaAAGCGTAAATTCCATCTTCATTCTACTAAAAATCTTTCAATTACataaatttcatcttcattgtttgaaaatggaaataaggtttttttaattagggttcatgttgaaaaagaaaataaaaattttgaaatatatatgatactgttatgttttaattggttattttaattagagtaatgctaattatacaatatttatatataaacgttaacatattattatataattaaatagttaaaaattaaaaataaattaatatttaattataaaataatatattattatttatatataaaattatatctataattttgttgttttaataagaggtaaaattataaataaaaaatcaatatcaatTGCGTAAAAAGAGATCAAATATGGGGACCtcaatgtaatttaatttttttttctctcgaATATGAAATTATACCATATGCCAACACAAGAAGGGCTgcaaaattttttgttgctAGAATTGAGCTTCCGTAGTTAATCGATGGATCCCGTCTCTTATGCGATGATGAAACATTCTTCACTTTCCctagaaaatgtaaaaaaaaattttttgaaattaagcatTAAGAAAAAGCTCTGTAATAGTTGTTAATAGGAATTGAGAAGCTGTAATTTAACCGACTTGAAATTGGCTCAAAGACTGCAATTAAGCTACAATACAACATCGAATTTCAGACCCTCCAAGTTATTGACGATCTAAATATTGCTTGGTGAAGGATGAGCATCATTTGAGCTCATCTCTTTGCCATCAACAACACCCCTGATACTGAACACAAAGCCGAATGCAACCTAATTGAGAACTATAAAATTGATAGCTGATTAACTTCACTCCCTTAAGCTTAGACCATTTTCCAGGACATGGCAAAATTTTTTCCTACAGGAATTTCAAGTCCCATAATCTGTATCATCAATGACTTCTGCTTATCTGCTCCATCTTCCACCTCATCCAGATGCTTTTGTTCAGATGCACTAATTTGTATTTTCGACCCATCATCAACTTTGTTTCCATTAACCTCAAGTGTAGCTGCCTGTGCACTTCCATCTAATCCCAAAACAACTATCTTCTCAACTATCAAACCCTGGTCTAAAGCATACTTGCCTTCCTGAACTTCAGACCAAACCTTCACAGTTCCTTCATTCACGGTCGCATAGAAATCAACATAAGTAGAGTACCCATTTCCCAGTTTCATCTCTGGAAGCTCATCATCATCAAGGAAAAGGTTCCCTTTGGCTTGACCATCAGACTCTCCTGCTGGGAAGGCCACTATGAGGGTAAAAGGAGTCTTTCTAGCTTCCTTAGAAATTAGTCCTCCTTGCTGCATTGGGATTATTGTATTCTGATACAAATGCACATTAACCACATGTAAAGGTGTATCAAGTGTAACATATTTTCCCTCCTTCGACACAATCATTTGTGTCAAATCAAATAAACTGTACCAAGTACCTGGGGGAAATAGTGCATTAACATTTGTTTTCCCCTGTTCAAGCACTGGAGACACCATGATACTGCTTCCCAGTAAGAATTGGGTGCTCAACCCATAACAATCAGTGTAATTTGTGAATGTGAAGAAAAGGGGCCTAGCAATCGGGGCTCCAGTATTATGAGCTTCATAGTTCAATGTGTAGAGGTGAGGAAGCAGTTTATACCTCATACCCAGAGCATTTCGAGCAGACTCTGCTACCGATTCCCACTGATAAAGCTCCTGTCTTGGGGAATAGTAGTTTGCATGATCCCTTGAGAAGGGGTAGAATGCACCTACTTCAATCCAACGGTTACAAAGCTCTTCTGTGGGGGCAGGATAGAACCCACATATATCTGAACCAACCATTGGCACCCCAAATATGCCAAAATTTAACATGGTAGAAATAGAATACTTTAAATCTTCCCAAGTGCCCTTATTATCGCCTGTCCAATGAGCAACATATTTACCTGATCCAACAAAAGTGGAGCGTGACAGTATAAATGGTCGCTTGCCTTCAAGCCCTTGAAGAGCCTTGTGAGTTGCAATAGATTGAGAAAATCCATAAAGACTGTGTGCATCATACTCCAAAACACCATTGTAGTGATATGCACTAGTGGCAATGGTTTTGAAACCTATAGGCACTTGAGTTCCGGATGCATTGATCTTGTAAGGTGGATCATCCCATCTTGTACTAGTTATGTTTTTGCAGTCCAAGCAACAGACCCAACCAGGTCCAGTTCCAGTTGGACATTGCTTGCCCTTGGGTATTTTGCAAAGTCCAGAACAAAAATTTGATGCCTCATTCATATCAATCCATAGGCCATTCACAGGGACAAGTTCATGAAAACGGCGAATTTCATCACCCCACCATTCAACTGTTTTTGGGTTGAGGAAGTCAGGAAAGTTGACTGCACCAGGCCAAACTTGAGCCAAGTAAGGTTCACCTTTATATTTGATGAAAACATCATTGGCTATACCTCTTTGGTACACACCATAGGTAGAATTAACTGCAATTCCAGGATCAATGATGACAATGTACTTCATGCCCATGCTGTGTATTTTGTCTAGAAATGCCAAAAGCTTTGGACGAGGATAGTTGTTAGGGTTGAGAGTAAAATCCTTGTGCCCATCCATGTGATCATCATCATTCCAGATCACATCCAGTGGAATTTTAGCCTCCTGGTACTTTGCAACAACATCCTCAACCACAGACAGGTTGTGGTAACCCCATCTACATTGGTGGAATCCTGCAACATCAAATTGAAAGATCAATCactaagattttaatttttttttcttcgcTACTGACACAAACAATTCAGTAAGAAAGTCAAATAGGCACTGCCCAGTGCATGATGCAAAGCTCTGGCAATTAGGTGGAGAAACTGGgttagaagggtatttttgtgTCATAGAATGGATCTAAACTATCAATTGATATCAATTTTATAGTATGAACATCACCAAATATTAAGGAAAACATCCAGCTGCAAACATTTAAAAGCtgaaaacaacaaaactaaAGGTTCTGTCACTATAATTTCCTAACCACCTCTTTTCCCTTAAAAGAGGGAAAATTCCCCTGAACTACTAAACCACCTCATTTCCCTTAAAAGAGCAAGCACCTGAATATTATATGCTAGGAAGGTCTCTTACTAGATGCTTATGTATGAAATGTATAGGAAGGTTTCTTACTAGATGCTTATGTATGAAATGTAATGCTTTTTTACCTAATTGCCTTTTTAACTCTAGAGACAAATACCTGTACACCCATGTGCTAAGGGCCCAACTTATTCACTTACATATAAATCAATCTTATCTTGAAATTTTCTTTCCCTCCCACCATGCCTTTATGAACAATGCTTAAATCAAGAAAGCTTAAGCAACTAACTAGAGCAAAGAGTCTCTGAACAACATGTGACATATGAGGCTATCtaagaattattataaatggGGCTCTAACTTAATACAGATTATTTTGACTATTCCCCAATCACTTAAgacattaaaataaacatagCTGTAAAAAGCAAGAGGGACAACAATGCAGTTTCTATCCCTCCTATTAAGATCATCTCATTGTCACATAACATGTCTCTTGCAGATGATATTTGAATGCTGTCTAGTTCTAGCAACAAGTAGGACCCAACTGAGCAATTACAAGCTGCAGTATATAAAGACTGAAAATTAACTGTTAAATTTCCAGCTTATGTGGGGAAGGTGATATTTGAAGGACAAAATTAGATCATTTTGGGGTCCACTACTTTCTTTGAGAAACTTACCTGGCAAAGCTGAGCATAAAAGCAGAAAGCTTCCACACAGATGATGAAGTTAGAATTAATGTCTTATCTTTTATGTGGACCTAAATCATTAAAggtcaatttaataatttatgagagaaaaaaattttgcagATCTAAAAGTTTCCGGGAACAAGCCCAAAGAGAGATCAAACTAAGTATATGCTCATGGTCATGATCATGTAGCATCATCGCAacaaacataagaaaaaaaattctgattataaaataattaggaAGAATAGAGCTTTAAACaaacatgataatttaataaCACAAAATGGGGCCAACTTAGCAACCTAAATTAGAAACagaaacaaaacataataaattaaaatgtgatttgaaaaaaaaaaatcacaaatcaGTCAAGATTTGCCAAAAGACTTGGGCTACCAGGATTTCACATAATGAAAGGAATATGCTATAATTTCTCGAAAAAGGTGTTTCCATGAAATTATAAGCTACCCTTTTCCTCTCGGTGACCATCTCGATCATTCTGCTAAACATGACATTAAGCTAGACACAGTTGCTAGTATAATGATAGtcataaagaaaacatttaaaacaaatatcaaatggTTAAAAAGTGTTTCTTTGTCAAATTATATACAGTGCTtagcttaaaaaataaattccttTACAGACAATCTTCTagtaaaaaaactattttttcgTGAGGATAAGAAAGAACTTCTAAAAAAGTTCGCAAATTTGGTGCTTTCTCGTAATAAAGAAAACAGTCACTTGTAAAAACTTCATCGCTTTTTATATCATTATCTGTTCCACCGCTTCAAAACCTGAAAGCAGCCAGATTTTCAATGCACATTTTCCTCTTTCTAAAATATACTAAAGGGCTCATTTAATCCAATGCCAACcacatcaacaattaaaatacaaacaataatttaactaaataaaaaaaggcacaaaaaatatataatgcaGAGAAGAAACAGATATTCATACCTAGAGACCAGTAAGGCATTGGGGCAGGTCTACCAATAAAGGAGGTATATTGATCAACAA contains:
- the LOC123214467 gene encoding alpha-xylosidase 1 — translated: MLSSSSSSFYSVLFVLLLCLHSSDAAPAKIGKGYRLVSIEETPGGGIVGLLQVKQKNQIYGSDISDLQFYVKHETEDRLRVHITDADKQRWEVPYNLLPREQPPTMKLTISKSRKSGGDSVKVSDYSSNELIFSYTADPFSFMVKRKSNGDILFNSKSDQSDPFGEMVFKDQYIEISTKLPKDASLYGLGENTQPHGIKLYPNDPYTLYTTDVSAINLNTDLYGSHPVYMDLRNVGGQPNAHAVLLLNSNGMDVFYTGTSLTYKIIGGVLDFYFFAGPTPLAVVDQYTSFIGRPAPMPYWSLGFHQCRWGYHNLSVVEDVVAKYQEAKIPLDVIWNDDDHMDGHKDFTLNPNNYPRPKLLAFLDKIHSMGMKYIVIIDPGIAVNSTYGVYQRGIANDVFIKYKGEPYLAQVWPGAVNFPDFLNPKTVEWWGDEIRRFHELVPVNGLWIDMNEASNFCSGLCKIPKGKQCPTGTGPGWVCCLDCKNITSTRWDDPPYKINASGTQVPIGFKTIATSAYHYNGVLEYDAHSLYGFSQSIATHKALQGLEGKRPFILSRSTFVGSGKYVAHWTGDNKGTWEDLKYSISTMLNFGIFGVPMVGSDICGFYPAPTEELCNRWIEVGAFYPFSRDHANYYSPRQELYQWESVAESARNALGMRYKLLPHLYTLNYEAHNTGAPIARPLFFTFTNYTDCYGLSTQFLLGSSIMVSPVLEQGKTNVNALFPPGTWYSLFDLTQMIVSKEGKYVTLDTPLHVVNVHLYQNTIIPMQQGGLISKEARKTPFTLIVAFPAGESDGQAKGNLFLDDDELPEMKLGNGYSTYVDFYATVNEGTVKVWSEVQEGKYALDQGLIVEKIVVLGLDGSAQAATLEVNGNKVDDGSKIQISASEQKHLDEVEDGADKQKSLMIQIMGLEIPVGKNFAMSWKMV